Proteins encoded in a region of the Benincasa hispida cultivar B227 chromosome 2, ASM972705v1, whole genome shotgun sequence genome:
- the LOC120070809 gene encoding nudix hydrolase 20, chloroplastic-like: MLMATSPPIPHMACKSLASHTFCISHAFSSICNASMFSPTRFLTPPTFRSMTFAFRSVSVTSSSFTWEDAVHISLPESFQDDPSDLTGYFEKVKLCNRGSDMQSEFLPFVIDDLILGYVHHGFGRHLKKYANVFTFPRDDSVEFGACLTLHESLKTPEDRTHAVGDVVKCLGEEVIPGTRNELYPVTSSFGGPVFFSLERAAAPYFGIKVYGVQMNGYVEKDGKKFLWIAKRSQMKQTFPGMLDELVAGGLPQGIPCGENLMKECEEEAGIPRSISNKAMPVGAVSYSDIKDYSYKRDVLFCYDLKLPENFIPKNQDGEVEGFRLLPVTNVANVIRRTQLFKHNCALVIIDFLFRHGYIIPESLGYLELLQSLKSGTCF; this comes from the exons ATGCTTATGGCTACCTCTCCTCCAATTCCACACATGGCCTGCAAATCTCTCGCTTCACACACATTTTGTATCTCTCACGCTTTCTCTTCAATCTGCAATGCTTCCATGTTTTCCCCCACGAGGTTCCTAACGCCACCTACATTTCGTTCGATGACCTTCGCCTTTCGTTCTGTATCGGTCACCAGCAGCAGTTTCACTTGGGAAGACGCTGTCCACATTTCCTTGCCAGAAAGCTTTCAGGATGATCCCTCAGATCTTACAGGCTATTTCGAGAAGGTCAAGCTCTGCAATCGCGGATCA GATATGCAATCCGAATTTCTTCCGTTTGTCATCGATGACCTAATTCTTGGTTATGTGCACCACGG TTTCGGTAGACACCTGAAGAAGTATGCCAATGTGTTTACATTCCCCCGAGATGATTCTGTTGAATTTGGCGCTTGTTTAACATTGCATGAATCGCTAAAGACACCGGAAGATAGGACGCATGCAGTTGGAGATGTAGTCAAATGCTTGGGTGAAGAAGTTATTCCTGGTACAAGGAATGAG CTGTACCCTGTGACTTCATCCTTTGGTGGGCCGGTTTTTTTCTCGCTTGAACGTGCAGCAGCTCCTTATTTTGGAATAAAG GTTTATGGAGTTCAGATGAATGGTTATGTTGAAAAGGATGGGAAGAAATTTTTGTGGATAGCAAAAAGAAGTCAAATGAAGCAAACATTTCCTGGAATGCTGGATGAATTAGTAGCTGGAGGGCTG CCTCAGGGCATCCCCTGCGGAGAGAATCTGATGAAGGAATGTGAGGAGGAAGCAGGCATACCAAGATCAATATCAAATAA ggCCATGCCAGTTGGTGCCGTTTCATATTCAGACATCAAGGATTATAGTTACAAGAGAGATGTTCTATTTTGTTACGATCTAAAGCTTCCTGAAAATTTTATACCGAAGAATCAAG ATGGGGAGGTTGAAGGATTCAGGTTGTTGCCTGTGACAAATGTTGCAAATGTGATTCGGAGGACACAGTTATTCAAGCATAATTGTGCTCTTGTCATCATTGATTTCCTATTTCGACATGG GTACATCATACCCGAAAGTTTAGGGTACTTGGAGCTCTTGCAAAGTTTGAAGAGTGGAACCTGCTTCTAA